The following coding sequences lie in one Spinacia oleracea cultivar Varoflay chromosome 1, BTI_SOV_V1, whole genome shotgun sequence genomic window:
- the LOC110803843 gene encoding developmentally-regulated G-protein 2 yields the protein MGIIERIKEIEAEMARTQKNKATEYHLGQLKAKIAKLRTQLLEPPKGSSGGGEGFEVTKFGHGRVALIGFPSVGKSTLLTTLTGTHSEAASYEFTTLTCIPGIIHYNDTKIQLLDLPGIIEGASEGKGRGRQVIAVAKSSDLVLMVLDASKSEGHRQILTRELEAVGLRLNKKPPQIYFKKKKTGGISFNSTMQLTHVDEKLCYQILHEYKIHNAELLFREDATVDDLIDVIEGNRKYIKCVYVYNKIDVVGIDDVDRLARLPNSIVISANMKLNLDRLLARMWAEMGLVRGYTKPQGQQPDFSEPVVLSADRGGCTVEDFCNHIHRTLVKDLKYALVWGTSARHYPQHCGLSHVLQDEDVVQIVKKKEIDEGGRGRFKSHSNAPARIADREKKAPLKQ from the exons ATGGGGATCATAGAAAGGATTAAGGAAATCGAAGCCGAGATGGCTCGGACACAGAAGAATAAGGCTACAG AGTATCATCTGGGTCAACTGAAAGCAAAGATAGCAAAGCTCAGGACGCAGCTGTTAGAGCCTCCCAAA GGTTCGAGTGGAGGAGGGGAGGGTTTTGAAGTTACAAAGTTTGGGCATGGACGTGTTGCACTGATTGGATTCCCAAG TGTGGGTAAGTCAACACTCCTAACCACTCTTACTGGAACTCACTCAGAAGCTGCCTCGTATGAGTTTACTACACTTACCTGCATCCCTGGAATTATACACTACAATGATACTAAGATTCAACTGCTTGATCTTCCTGGAATCATTGAGGGTGCTTCTGAAGGAAAGGGGCGTGGAAGGCAG GTCATTGCTGTAGCCAAATCATCAGATCTTGTACTCATGGTTCTAGATGCCTCAAAA AGTGAGGGGCATCGGCAAATATTGACTAGAGAACTGGAAGCTGTGGGATTACGTCTCAACAAAAAACCGCCTCAG ATCTACTTTAAGAAGAAGAAGACTGGGGGCATTTCTTTCAACAGTACAATGCAGTTAACACATGTGGATGAGAAGCTTTGCTATCAAATTCTTCATGAGTATAAGATTCACAATGCTGAG CTGTTATTTCGTGAGGATGCAACAGTTGACGATCTGATTGATGTGATTGAAGGGAACCGTAAATACATAAAATGTGTATATGTATACAACAAGATAGATGTTGTTGGTATAGATGATGTTGACAGGCTAGCAAGACTTCCGAACTCTATTGTCATTAGTGCCAACATGAAG CTTAATCTAGATAGATTGTTGGCAAGAATGTGGGCGGAGATGGGACTAGTTAGAGGTTATACTAAGCCTCAAGGCCAGCAGCCAGATTTTTCTGAGCCCGTGGTTCTCTCTGCG GATCGGGGTGGTTGTACGGTTGAGGATTTTTGTAATCACATACACAGAACACTAGTGAAGGATTTAAAGTATGCTCTTGTTTGGGGCACGAGTGCAAGGCATTATCCTCAGCATTGTGGACTTTCACATGTTCTTCAAGACGAGGATGTGGTTCAAATTGTTAAAAAGAAG GAGATAGACGAAGGAGGGAGAGGGCGTTTCAAATCACACTCAAATGCCCCGGCCAGAATCGCTGACAGAGAAAAGAAGGCGCCACTTAAACAATAA